Proteins found in one Halanaerobiales bacterium genomic segment:
- a CDS encoding ABC transporter ATP-binding protein, translating to MAKNNECVMSVNGLTKVFKCGFFNPEYTVAAKDISFDIEKGKIISLIGESGSGKTTVGKLILKLINPTEGKITYRGKDISVIDDKDELKNYYRNVQGIFQDPFATFNPLYRVDRVFDMIFDSFDLGYEDKDRAIKKALCDVNLNPDRTLGKFPHQLSGGQLQRLLIARALLMDVDILIADELISMLDASTRIGVLNLLIETCKKNGMSVIFITHDLNLGYYISDKSLIMYKGRLVERGDTKKIYENATHPYTQMLFEAVPEIGERWDPDEEFLPEQVVNDVREFYNKNKDKGFVEIEENHSVLFSDEELNK from the coding sequence ATGGCAAAAAATAATGAATGTGTAATGTCAGTAAATGGTTTAACTAAAGTATTTAAATGTGGATTTTTTAATCCAGAATATACAGTTGCTGCTAAAGATATATCATTTGATATAGAAAAAGGAAAAATAATTTCACTTATTGGTGAAAGTGGTAGTGGTAAAACTACAGTTGGTAAGTTGATCTTAAAATTAATAAATCCAACAGAAGGAAAAATCACTTATAGAGGAAAAGATATTTCAGTAATCGATGATAAAGATGAACTTAAGAATTATTATCGAAATGTTCAGGGGATTTTTCAGGATCCATTTGCTACGTTTAATCCACTTTATAGAGTAGACAGGGTTTTTGATATGATTTTTGATTCTTTTGATTTAGGTTATGAAGATAAAGACAGGGCAATTAAAAAAGCACTTTGTGATGTTAATTTAAATCCAGACAGAACTCTAGGTAAATTTCCTCATCAATTAAGTGGAGGACAACTGCAGAGATTACTTATTGCTAGAGCACTTTTAATGGATGTTGATATTTTAATTGCAGATGAGTTAATCAGTATGCTTGATGCATCTACCAGAATTGGAGTTTTAAATTTATTGATTGAAACCTGTAAAAAGAATGGAATGTCAGTTATATTTATTACTCATGATTTAAATTTAGGATATTATATTAGTGATAAATCATTAATTATGTATAAAGGTCGACTTGTAGAAAGAGGGGATACTAAAAAGATATACGAAAATGCAACCCATCCCTATACTCAGATGCTTTTTGAAGCTGTACCTGAAATTGGAGAACGTTGGGATCCAGATGAAGAATTTTTACCTGAACAGGTAGTTAATGATGTTAGGGAATTTTATAATAAAAATAAAGATAAAGGTTTTGTTGAAATAGAGGAAAATCATAGTGTGTTATTTAGTGACGAAGAATTAAATAAATAA